Proteins from one Drosophila gunungcola strain Sukarami chromosome 3R, Dgunungcola_SK_2, whole genome shotgun sequence genomic window:
- the LOC128256876 gene encoding uncharacterized protein LOC128256876 isoform X2, giving the protein MEESDAQAQFDYVLGKYDELEMKIPGKPVGLHGKVVTHGEAEEQHLVFQYMDNTLHDIIQTCAFVVKRTPGECENIRTYCSAFLSRLPRPLLERQPIAVCEDGVRVAEEESEPEPEDDPDADAQAEADPQQEQPETTTSEPASFKLIAFY; this is encoded by the exons ATGGAGGAAAGTGATGCCCAAGCCCAATTCGACTATGTTCTGGGCAAATATGATGAGCTGGAAATGAAAATTCCCGGCAAGCCAGTTGG TTTGCATGGCAAAGTGGTTACGCATGGCGAGGCGGAGGAGCAGCACTTGGTGTTCCAGTACATGGACAATACGCTGCATGACATCATCCAGACGTGTGCGTTTGTGGTCAAGCGGACTCCTGGCGAGTGCGAGAATATCCGGACCTACTGCTCGGCCTTCCTGAGCcgcctgccacgcccccttctGGAGCGCCAGCCCATTGCCGTTTGCGAGGACGGGGTGCGGGTGGCGGAGGAGGAATCGGAGCCGGAACCGGAAGACGACCCGGATGCGGATGCTCAGGCGGAGGCTGATCCGCAGCAGGAACAGCCGGAGACGACAACATCGGAGCCGGCTAGCTTCAAATTAATTGCGTTCTACTGA
- the LOC128256892 gene encoding salivary glue protein Sgs-3, translated as MKVTSIVLCGILFLAAYLLGSSEAVTCEDSPNDEECIDCDKKPEDKECLKETTTTASTTTPTTAPTTAPTTAPTTAPTTGTDSSSTAPGTGSTTAASSSGANTPAPSSDTASASDSASTSGSSSNAAARRRRRAARRRARRRRAARRRQAARRRAQRRRRQNRSG; from the coding sequence ATGAAAGTAACATCGATCGTCTTGTGTGGAATTCTATTCCTGGCAGCCTATCTCCTGGGGAGCAGTGAAGCGGTGACCTGTGAGGACAGTCCCAACGACGAAGAATGCATCGACTGCGACAAGAAACCAGAGGACAAAGAATGCTTGAAAGAGACGACCACAACGGCATCCACAACAACACCCACAACGGCACCCACAACGGCACCCACAACGGCACCCACAACGGCACCCACGACAGGCACGGACTCCAGCAGCACGGCACCAGGGACAGGATCCACCACAGCGGCATCATCAAGCGGCGCCAACACTCCTGCTCCGAGCAGCGACACGGCATCGGCCAGCGACTCAGCATCGACGTCGGGAAGCTCCAGCAATGCAGCCGccagaaggaggaggagggctGCCCGGAGGAGGGCTCGAAGGAGGCGTGCCGCCCGAAGGAGGCAGGCGGCCAGGAGGAGGGCTCAAAGGCGCAGGCGACAGAACCGATCCGGTTAA
- the LOC128256876 gene encoding uncharacterized protein LOC128256876 isoform X1: MDLSSCLLLFLVFISTSKVVLTICIPPNHCIEDMEESDAQAQFDYVLGKYDELEMKIPGKPVGLHGKVVTHGEAEEQHLVFQYMDNTLHDIIQTCAFVVKRTPGECENIRTYCSAFLSRLPRPLLERQPIAVCEDGVRVAEEESEPEPEDDPDADAQAEADPQQEQPETTTSEPASFKLIAFY; encoded by the exons ATGGATTTATCCAGCTGTCTGCTGCTCTTTCTGGTATTTATTTCAACGTCCAAAGTTGTG TTAACAATCTGCATTCCTCCAAATCACTGCATCGAAGAT ATGGAGGAAAGTGATGCCCAAGCCCAATTCGACTATGTTCTGGGCAAATATGATGAGCTGGAAATGAAAATTCCCGGCAAGCCAGTTGG TTTGCATGGCAAAGTGGTTACGCATGGCGAGGCGGAGGAGCAGCACTTGGTGTTCCAGTACATGGACAATACGCTGCATGACATCATCCAGACGTGTGCGTTTGTGGTCAAGCGGACTCCTGGCGAGTGCGAGAATATCCGGACCTACTGCTCGGCCTTCCTGAGCcgcctgccacgcccccttctGGAGCGCCAGCCCATTGCCGTTTGCGAGGACGGGGTGCGGGTGGCGGAGGAGGAATCGGAGCCGGAACCGGAAGACGACCCGGATGCGGATGCTCAGGCGGAGGCTGATCCGCAGCAGGAACAGCCGGAGACGACAACATCGGAGCCGGCTAGCTTCAAATTAATTGCGTTCTACTGA